In Corynebacterium guangdongense, one DNA window encodes the following:
- a CDS encoding GntR family transcriptional regulator — translation MTSAQELSPSSGTPLYRQIKEILRQEILSGVASPDRPLTEAKLLERFGVSRAPIRQALGELADEGYVYRKQGRGTFPVESPQIQRPAGVRAGGLQRFLSSQGLKASSSVRNVARVEPPARIRARLSLANGEELLHFERLIFVDGVPLALATMYMVTPPGFSPSAPELEAAGAAFELLETSHGIRLESAEHEAWATTATAGQAADLDVGEGDALFALETVFYTTGGVPAGHRLALHRADDFRYRFAESY, via the coding sequence ATGACTTCTGCGCAGGAGCTGAGCCCCTCCTCCGGCACGCCCTTGTACCGGCAGATCAAGGAGATCCTGCGCCAGGAGATCCTCTCCGGCGTCGCCTCCCCCGACCGGCCGTTGACCGAGGCGAAGCTGCTGGAACGTTTCGGGGTGTCCCGGGCCCCCATCCGGCAGGCTCTCGGTGAGCTCGCCGACGAAGGCTACGTCTACCGCAAGCAGGGCCGCGGCACCTTCCCGGTGGAGTCGCCGCAGATTCAGCGGCCCGCGGGGGTGCGCGCCGGCGGTCTGCAGCGCTTCCTCTCGAGCCAGGGGTTGAAGGCGTCGTCCTCGGTCCGCAATGTCGCCCGGGTCGAGCCACCCGCCCGTATCCGGGCGCGGTTGTCGCTGGCCAACGGCGAGGAACTGCTGCACTTTGAGCGACTCATCTTCGTCGACGGTGTTCCCCTGGCGCTCGCCACGATGTACATGGTCACCCCGCCGGGCTTCTCCCCCTCCGCCCCCGAGCTGGAGGCGGCCGGCGCGGCGTTTGAGCTGCTGGAGACGTCCCACGGCATCCGGCTGGAGAGCGCGGAACACGAGGCCTGGGCAACGACCGCCACCGCCGGGCAGGCCGCCGATCTCGACGTCGGGGAAGGCGACGCGCTGTTCGCCCTCGAGACCGTCTTCTACACCACCGGCGGTGTTCCCGCAGGCCACCGTCTTGCACTGCACCGCGCGGACGATTTCCGCTACCGCTTCGCCGAGAGCTACTGA
- a CDS encoding LuxR family transcriptional regulator, translated as MPTFRTPPFASRSLTSTAHRLIGAIEELKAGRGGLFVVTGSNGSGKTELADEITRHLNGWTVAQSTALSWHVHSDNRVITHLRRQIGGSDLRSMTDRPNTSVVMIVDDAHWCDGASLRKLVEMVTSMTAGRLAVVLMAADGEDGVGEPSMSQLRALSHASLGLAPFTVDDIRAFGLSHAGIPLGPHTARSIQLISGGRPGRVREVLDTVPREHWFEEHPTVPVPKVWLTSFDRRVTDPELIPALQAAAVAPPFYHNPPALVLHLLDGDSDPLEKAFEAGFLRRRTTNNDESIVFPNRTDRAVVLARMSPVRHNRLHRAAAEFYRGQGDETRALLYDARGLPGPDEHVAAALATHGDASGKEGRWGDAAENYFHAARISPDPAVRNQRQLASIEALIAASNNPLARQYAEAFSGDSGTPAVDVMLGYLALQEGRRNEATEHLDRAWRRLGDADDAMLRSRIASRLMLLAVAEWKPERIIHWFREATREPVDGAPHLVETYSMAQLGHAATAASPATSSHPTDIPLPLVRRHDMVNGWLAMITDDLAGARNLLGRPTSSEGSERINTWIDAWLAQTHLLMGELSQALTVAERGLSRVENFHLDLLEPLLLRTCIHVCHLTGETARALEYQNRLTVSSESFMVQRIPSAIARLEAAVYVNDPEATNRAGADLTALAAHHDFSQPGFWPWMDLWINHLIQSDRADEAEPLLEAAEARVANSGIASLQARLMASRGRLLIQRGDLDGGIRLFDAALAHISNTSLPLLHASLLYDYGRIIRRAGRRAHADALLAQAEERFASMNASAFVEHARRERRAGGVGVHTPQPEGVLTAQEHEIALLVAGGATNQEAAQRLFLSAKTIEYHLTRVYRKLGIRKRAELATALARI; from the coding sequence ATGCCCACTTTCCGGACCCCCCCGTTCGCCTCGCGTTCACTCACCTCCACGGCGCACCGTCTCATCGGCGCCATCGAGGAACTGAAGGCGGGGCGCGGGGGGCTTTTCGTCGTCACGGGTTCCAACGGGTCCGGGAAGACCGAGCTGGCCGATGAGATCACCCGCCATCTCAACGGCTGGACCGTCGCCCAGTCGACGGCGCTGTCCTGGCACGTCCACTCCGACAACCGCGTCATCACCCACCTGCGCCGCCAGATCGGCGGTTCCGATCTGCGGAGCATGACCGACCGCCCCAACACCTCGGTGGTGATGATCGTCGACGACGCCCACTGGTGCGACGGCGCGTCGCTGCGCAAGCTCGTGGAGATGGTCACCTCGATGACCGCCGGGCGCCTGGCCGTCGTGCTCATGGCGGCCGACGGGGAGGACGGCGTGGGCGAACCGAGCATGTCCCAGCTGCGGGCGCTCTCGCACGCGTCGCTGGGCCTGGCGCCGTTCACGGTCGACGACATCCGCGCCTTCGGACTGTCCCACGCCGGCATTCCGCTCGGCCCCCACACCGCCCGCTCGATTCAGCTCATCAGCGGCGGGCGGCCCGGCCGGGTCCGGGAGGTGCTCGACACCGTGCCGCGCGAGCACTGGTTCGAGGAGCACCCGACGGTGCCGGTGCCGAAGGTGTGGCTGACCTCCTTCGACCGCCGGGTCACCGATCCTGAGCTCATCCCGGCGCTGCAGGCCGCGGCCGTCGCCCCGCCCTTCTACCACAACCCGCCCGCGCTGGTCCTGCATCTGCTCGACGGCGACTCCGACCCGCTGGAGAAGGCCTTCGAGGCCGGCTTCCTGCGCCGGCGCACCACCAACAACGACGAGTCCATCGTCTTTCCGAACCGCACCGACCGCGCCGTGGTCCTCGCCCGGATGAGCCCGGTCCGGCACAACCGGCTGCACCGCGCGGCCGCCGAGTTCTACCGGGGCCAGGGCGACGAGACCCGGGCCCTGCTTTACGACGCCCGCGGGCTGCCCGGCCCGGACGAGCACGTCGCCGCCGCCCTGGCCACCCACGGCGACGCCAGCGGCAAGGAGGGCCGCTGGGGGGACGCGGCCGAGAACTACTTCCACGCGGCCCGGATCTCGCCGGATCCGGCGGTGCGCAACCAGCGCCAGCTCGCCAGCATCGAGGCGCTGATCGCGGCCTCCAACAACCCGCTGGCCCGCCAGTACGCCGAGGCCTTCAGCGGTGATTCCGGCACCCCGGCCGTCGACGTCATGCTCGGTTATCTGGCGCTGCAGGAGGGCCGTCGTAATGAGGCGACCGAGCACCTGGATCGGGCCTGGCGCCGCCTCGGCGACGCCGACGACGCCATGCTGCGCTCCCGCATCGCGTCCCGGCTGATGCTGCTGGCGGTCGCGGAGTGGAAGCCGGAGCGCATCATCCACTGGTTCCGGGAGGCCACCCGGGAGCCGGTCGACGGGGCCCCGCACCTGGTCGAGACCTACTCCATGGCGCAGCTGGGCCACGCCGCCACCGCGGCCTCCCCGGCCACCTCCAGCCACCCGACCGACATTCCGCTGCCGCTGGTGCGCCGTCATGACATGGTCAACGGGTGGCTGGCGATGATCACCGACGACCTGGCCGGCGCCCGCAACCTGCTCGGTCGGCCGACGTCGAGCGAGGGCTCGGAGCGCATCAACACCTGGATCGACGCCTGGCTGGCGCAGACCCATCTGCTCATGGGCGAGCTCTCCCAGGCGCTCACGGTGGCCGAGCGCGGCCTCTCCCGCGTGGAGAACTTCCACCTCGACCTGCTCGAACCGCTGCTGCTGCGCACGTGCATCCACGTCTGTCACCTCACCGGGGAGACCGCGCGGGCGCTGGAGTACCAGAACCGGCTGACGGTCTCCTCCGAGTCCTTCATGGTGCAGCGCATCCCCAGCGCCATCGCCCGCCTGGAGGCGGCGGTCTACGTCAATGATCCGGAGGCCACCAACCGCGCCGGCGCGGATCTGACCGCGCTGGCCGCCCACCACGACTTCAGCCAGCCGGGGTTCTGGCCGTGGATGGATCTGTGGATCAACCACCTCATTCAGAGCGACCGCGCCGACGAGGCGGAACCGCTCCTGGAGGCCGCCGAGGCCCGCGTCGCGAACTCCGGCATCGCCAGCCTGCAGGCCCGCCTCATGGCCTCGCGGGGACGCCTGCTCATCCAGCGCGGGGACCTGGACGGCGGCATCAGGCTTTTCGACGCCGCTCTCGCCCACATTTCCAACACCTCCCTGCCCCTGCTCCACGCGTCACTGCTCTACGACTACGGCCGCATCATCCGGAGGGCGGGCCGACGCGCGCACGCCGACGCCCTGCTGGCCCAGGCCGAGGAGCGTTTCGCCTCGATGAACGCCAGCGCCTTCGTGGAGCACGCCCGGCGCGAGCGCCGCGCCGGCGGCGTGGGCGTGCACACCCCGCAGCCCGAAGGCGTGCTCACCGCCCAGGAGCACGAGATCGCGCTGCTGGTGGCCGGGGGCGCGACCAACCAGGAGGCCGCGCAGCGGCTCTTCCTCTCCGCCAAGACCATCGAGTACCACCTCACCCGCGTGTACCGGAAGCTCGGCATCCGCAAGCGCGCGGAACTGGCCACGGCGCTCGCCAGGATCTGA
- the benB gene encoding benzoate 1,2-dioxygenase small subunit: MTTSLNRAGAITRDEVADFIFKENRLLDDRKFEEWLECYREDAEYWMPAWDVDDELTVDPQNEISLIYYPSRAGLADRVFRIRTERSAATSIPEPRTNHHSTNIEIISRDEETNQVEVRYNWISYYFRYNTTDHYFGTTWLTLDLSGDEPLIAKKKIVLKNDYIHHVVDIYMV; this comes from the coding sequence ATGACCACCTCACTCAACCGTGCCGGCGCCATCACCCGCGACGAGGTCGCCGACTTCATCTTCAAGGAGAACCGCCTTCTCGACGACCGCAAGTTCGAGGAGTGGCTCGAGTGCTACCGCGAGGACGCCGAGTACTGGATGCCGGCCTGGGACGTCGATGACGAGCTCACCGTCGATCCGCAGAACGAGATCTCGTTGATCTACTACCCCTCCCGCGCCGGCCTGGCCGACCGCGTCTTCCGCATCCGCACCGAGCGTTCGGCCGCGACCTCCATCCCGGAGCCACGCACCAACCACCATTCCACCAACATCGAGATCATCTCCCGCGACGAGGAGACGAACCAGGTCGAGGTCCGCTACAACTGGATTTCCTACTACTTCCGGTACAACACGACCGACCACTACTTCGGCACCACCTGGCTGACCCTGGACCTCTCCGGCGATGAGCCGCTGATCGCCAAGAAGAAGATCGTGCTGAAGAACGACTACATCCACCACGTCGTCGATATCTACATGGTCTAG
- a CDS encoding phosphotriesterase, protein MTHVNTVLGPVAPEMLGYVAIHEHIGYGMPGSELDTTFWKDPLVRYEETVPKLQKFASYGGRTFVDATGICNGRDIDYYKSLSAKTGVHIVACTGFVGGNTALPFFVDATVDYLYRQFMHEITVGIGGTGAKAGIIKVGVSRGGRMTELDKRIYRAAARAAVHTGVPIFTHLAIDPKPAVEIFHDEGLSLDRVLFGHVDDGINHGNTPDEWIVSQGGILGFDTFGYETQLPNPPFWARDRNDRLGHFMRWVNQDVDAVLASADANCSALGWPGQEGHTINYIFEDLIPDMKAEGASDETVERIFVTNPAKFLTLTV, encoded by the coding sequence ATGACCCATGTCAACACCGTCCTCGGTCCGGTCGCCCCGGAAATGCTGGGCTACGTCGCCATCCACGAGCACATCGGCTACGGTATGCCGGGCTCCGAGCTGGACACCACGTTCTGGAAGGATCCGCTGGTCCGCTACGAGGAGACCGTACCCAAGCTGCAGAAGTTCGCCTCCTACGGCGGCCGCACCTTCGTCGACGCCACGGGCATCTGCAACGGCCGCGACATCGACTACTACAAGTCGCTCTCGGCCAAGACCGGCGTCCACATCGTGGCCTGCACCGGCTTCGTCGGCGGCAACACCGCCCTGCCCTTCTTCGTCGACGCCACCGTGGACTACCTGTACCGCCAGTTCATGCACGAGATCACCGTGGGCATCGGCGGCACCGGCGCCAAGGCCGGCATCATCAAGGTCGGGGTCTCCCGCGGCGGCAGGATGACCGAGCTGGACAAGCGCATTTACCGCGCCGCCGCCCGCGCCGCCGTCCACACCGGCGTGCCCATCTTCACCCACCTGGCCATCGACCCGAAGCCGGCCGTCGAAATCTTCCACGACGAGGGTCTGTCCCTCGACCGGGTGCTGTTCGGCCACGTCGACGACGGCATCAACCACGGCAACACCCCGGACGAGTGGATCGTCTCCCAGGGCGGCATCCTCGGTTTCGACACCTTCGGCTACGAGACCCAGCTGCCGAACCCGCCGTTCTGGGCACGAGACCGCAACGACCGCCTGGGCCACTTCATGCGCTGGGTCAACCAGGACGTCGACGCCGTCCTCGCCTCCGCCGACGCCAACTGCTCCGCCCTCGGCTGGCCCGGCCAGGAGGGGCACACGATCAACTACATCTTCGAAGACCTCATCCCGGACATGAAGGCCGAGGGCGCCTCCGACGAGACCGTCGAGCGCATCTTCGTCACCAACCCCGCCAAGTTCCTCACCCTCACCGTCTAG
- the benC gene encoding benzoate 1,2-dioxygenase electron transfer component BenC: MTTAAETQRVALSFEDGITRFIEVEEDQTIVDAAYKARINIPFDCRDGACGTCKAFCESGEYEEGDYIDEALTDAEADEGYILCCQTYPLSEMLVNVPITSAAAKTGAATLIGTITELEQLSPSTIRFAVEIKDRESLTYLPGQYMNIAPPNADFHRSYSFSSGPSDDIVTFLVKYTPGGLMTTYLTEQAKVGDELNLTGPMGSFFLREPNSPLLLLAGGTGLAPILAILERLAELEDYDKPVRLVFGATKNHDIVEVERLNSYKDKLKDFDWFTVVSDPAEEHERKGYVTDHLDPDEHLHNGDADVYLCGPPPMVEAVRTYLGALDNPPTNFYYEKFTPQGTGDGGTEKVTVTRESDETSRTLTVESSQVESGQVHSRVADSEAQFQALNALEVGVASLVIDLLDEEDFEEMTRLAEEANRHIDGSVIADADGFITANTAFHEFLFRRSGNEAMLQAYRSLRTEEVMVRDLQDGSQIEPEIPSDHLKFIEALRSRDMAAVREVVGHHTEIAVSTMSTAIRAQSGE; the protein is encoded by the coding sequence ATGACAACAGCAGCCGAGACCCAGCGCGTCGCCCTCTCCTTCGAGGACGGCATCACCCGCTTCATCGAGGTCGAGGAAGACCAGACCATCGTCGATGCCGCGTACAAGGCACGCATCAACATCCCCTTCGACTGCCGTGACGGCGCCTGCGGAACTTGCAAGGCCTTCTGCGAGTCGGGCGAATACGAGGAGGGCGACTACATTGATGAGGCCCTGACCGACGCCGAGGCCGACGAGGGATACATCCTCTGCTGTCAGACCTACCCGCTCTCCGAGATGCTGGTCAACGTGCCGATCACCTCGGCCGCGGCCAAGACCGGCGCGGCGACCCTGATCGGCACCATCACCGAGCTCGAGCAGCTCAGCCCGTCCACGATCCGCTTCGCGGTGGAGATCAAGGACCGCGAGTCCCTGACCTACCTGCCGGGCCAGTACATGAACATCGCCCCGCCGAACGCGGACTTCCACCGCTCCTACTCCTTCTCCTCCGGCCCCTCGGACGACATCGTCACCTTCCTGGTCAAGTACACCCCGGGCGGCCTCATGACCACCTACCTCACCGAGCAGGCCAAGGTCGGCGACGAGCTCAACCTGACCGGCCCGATGGGCTCGTTCTTCCTGCGTGAGCCGAACTCCCCCCTCCTGCTGCTCGCCGGCGGCACCGGCCTGGCCCCGATCCTGGCCATCCTGGAGCGCCTGGCGGAACTGGAGGACTACGACAAGCCGGTCCGGCTGGTCTTCGGCGCCACCAAGAACCACGACATCGTCGAGGTCGAGCGTCTGAACTCCTACAAGGACAAGCTCAAGGACTTCGACTGGTTCACCGTCGTCTCCGACCCGGCGGAGGAGCACGAGCGCAAGGGCTACGTCACCGATCACCTCGATCCGGACGAGCACCTGCACAACGGCGACGCCGACGTCTACCTCTGCGGCCCGCCGCCGATGGTCGAGGCGGTGCGCACCTACCTGGGCGCGCTGGACAACCCGCCGACGAACTTCTACTACGAGAAGTTCACCCCGCAGGGCACCGGCGACGGCGGCACCGAGAAGGTCACCGTCACCCGCGAGTCCGACGAGACCTCGCGCACCCTCACCGTCGAGTCCTCCCAGGTCGAGTCCGGCCAGGTCCACAGCCGCGTCGCCGACTCCGAAGCCCAGTTCCAGGCGCTCAACGCCCTCGAGGTCGGCGTGGCCTCGCTGGTCATCGACCTTCTCGATGAGGAGGATTTCGAGGAGATGACCCGTCTGGCCGAGGAGGCCAACCGGCACATCGACGGGTCCGTCATCGCCGACGCCGACGGTTTCATCACCGCGAACACCGCCTTCCATGAGTTCCTCTTCCGCCGCAGCGGCAACGAGGCGATGCTCCAGGCCTACCGTTCCCTGCGTACCGAGGAAGTCATGGTCCGCGACCTGCAGGACGGTTCCCAGATTGAGCCGGAGATCCCCTCCGACCACCTGAAGTTCATCGAAGCCCTGCGCTCCCGCGACATGGCCGCCGTCCGCGAGGTCGTCGGCCACCACACCGAGATCGCCGTTTCCACGATGAGCACCGCCATCCGCGCGCAGTCCGGGGAGTAG
- a CDS encoding 1,6-dihydroxycyclohexa-2,4-diene-1-carboxylate dehydrogenase, with the protein MVEAADKNIFGSMPTGQGIEDLATPPSLVTPGRFKGVRVLITGAAQGIGLAVAHRIAHESGSIFLVDRSEHVHAVADKFCEVTCGGVGSATADLETWEGAESMVAACHEALDGFDVAINVVGGTIWAKPFEHYAPAEIEAEVRRSLFTTLWSVRAQLPSLVDQGGGTIVNVSSVATRGVNRIPYAASKGGVNALTAALAKEAAPKNVRVVATAPGGTLAPERQIKRGPGPEGEQEKKWYQEIVDQTIESSEFKRYGTLEEQAAPIVFLASREAGYITGSVLPVAGGDQG; encoded by the coding sequence ATGGTGGAAGCAGCAGACAAGAACATCTTCGGCAGCATGCCCACCGGGCAGGGCATCGAGGACCTGGCGACTCCCCCGTCGCTGGTCACCCCGGGGCGCTTCAAGGGCGTGCGCGTCCTGATCACCGGCGCGGCCCAGGGCATCGGCCTGGCCGTGGCCCACCGCATCGCGCACGAGAGCGGCTCCATCTTCCTCGTGGACCGTTCCGAGCACGTCCACGCCGTCGCGGACAAGTTCTGCGAGGTCACCTGTGGCGGGGTGGGCTCGGCGACCGCCGACCTCGAGACCTGGGAGGGCGCCGAGTCCATGGTCGCCGCGTGCCACGAGGCGCTCGACGGTTTCGACGTCGCCATCAACGTGGTCGGCGGGACCATCTGGGCCAAGCCCTTCGAGCACTACGCTCCGGCCGAGATCGAGGCCGAGGTGCGCCGCTCGCTGTTCACCACCCTGTGGTCGGTGCGCGCGCAGCTTCCCTCCCTGGTTGACCAGGGCGGCGGCACCATCGTCAACGTCTCCTCCGTCGCCACCCGCGGCGTCAACCGCATCCCCTACGCCGCGTCCAAGGGCGGGGTCAACGCCCTGACCGCGGCCCTGGCCAAGGAGGCCGCCCCGAAGAACGTGCGCGTGGTGGCCACGGCACCGGGCGGCACCCTGGCGCCTGAGCGCCAGATCAAGCGTGGCCCGGGACCGGAGGGCGAGCAGGAAAAGAAGTGGTACCAGGAGATCGTCGATCAGACGATCGAGTCCTCCGAATTCAAGCGCTACGGGACTCTTGAGGAGCAGGCCGCCCCGATCGTGTTCCTCGCCTCCCGCGAGGCCGGCTACATCACCGGATCGGTGCTGCCAGTCGCGGGCGGAGACCAGGGTTAA
- the benA gene encoding benzoate 1,2-dioxygenase large subunit, producing the protein MSTPTADTRELLSRALENRPEEGIVRVNREVFTDQELFDLEMKYIFEGNWIFLAHESQIPNVGDYFTTNIGRQPVMITRSKDGNLNCLINSCSHRGAMLCRKKTDNRTTLTCPFHGWTFSNDGSLLKAKDEANGAYPENFNTNGSHNLRRVPKFESYRGFLFGSLNADVEPLEDFLGDTRVVIDMLIDQSPEGLEVLRGASTYTYDGNWKLQAENGADGYHVSSVHWNYAATTSRRGTGESANETKAMDAGSWGEQEGGYFSYPNGHLLLWQEWGNPEDRPVYDRLDELKELHGEERANFMVGVSRNLCLYPNVYIMDQFSTQIRRLEPVSVDKTEVTIYCIAPKGESAENRAARIRQYEDFFNATGMATPDDLEEFRSCQKTYQASAFPWNDMTRGLGHQINGVSERAKALGMNEVLSSGVRTEDEGLYPIQHGYWESVMEKAVDQEDADLAARTHKHVRDEAQSTAVTQEHAVAKAEAKAATASASAGGEGESGGRRRRRRAK; encoded by the coding sequence ATGTCCACGCCTACGGCTGACACCCGCGAACTTCTCTCCCGCGCTCTCGAGAACCGCCCCGAGGAGGGCATCGTCCGCGTCAACCGCGAAGTTTTCACCGACCAGGAGCTCTTCGACCTGGAGATGAAGTACATCTTCGAGGGCAACTGGATCTTCCTCGCCCACGAGTCCCAGATCCCCAACGTCGGCGACTACTTCACCACCAACATCGGTCGCCAGCCGGTCATGATCACCCGCTCCAAGGACGGCAACCTCAACTGCCTGATCAACTCCTGCTCCCACCGTGGCGCCATGCTGTGCCGCAAGAAGACGGACAACCGCACCACCCTGACCTGCCCGTTCCACGGTTGGACCTTCTCCAACGACGGCTCCCTGCTCAAGGCCAAGGACGAGGCCAACGGCGCGTACCCGGAGAACTTCAACACCAACGGCTCCCACAACCTGCGTCGCGTCCCGAAGTTCGAGTCCTACCGCGGTTTCCTCTTCGGTTCCCTCAACGCCGACGTCGAGCCGCTCGAGGACTTCCTGGGTGACACCCGCGTCGTCATCGACATGCTCATCGACCAGTCCCCGGAGGGCCTCGAGGTCCTGCGCGGCGCGTCCACCTACACCTACGACGGCAACTGGAAGCTGCAGGCCGAGAACGGCGCCGACGGCTACCACGTCTCCTCCGTCCACTGGAACTACGCCGCCACCACCTCACGCCGCGGCACCGGTGAGTCCGCCAACGAGACCAAGGCCATGGACGCCGGCTCCTGGGGCGAGCAGGAGGGCGGCTACTTCTCCTACCCGAACGGCCACCTGCTGCTGTGGCAGGAGTGGGGCAACCCGGAGGACCGTCCGGTCTACGACCGCCTCGACGAGCTCAAGGAGCTGCACGGCGAGGAGCGCGCCAACTTCATGGTGGGCGTCTCCCGCAACCTCTGTCTGTACCCGAACGTGTACATCATGGACCAGTTCTCCACCCAGATCCGTCGTCTGGAGCCGGTCAGCGTCGACAAGACCGAGGTGACGATCTACTGCATCGCGCCGAAGGGTGAGTCCGCGGAGAACCGCGCGGCACGTATCCGCCAGTACGAGGACTTCTTCAACGCCACCGGCATGGCGACCCCGGATGACCTGGAGGAGTTCCGCTCCTGCCAGAAGACCTACCAGGCCTCCGCCTTCCCGTGGAACGACATGACCCGTGGCCTGGGCCACCAGATCAACGGCGTCAGCGAGCGCGCGAAGGCCCTGGGCATGAACGAGGTGCTCTCCTCCGGCGTCCGCACCGAGGACGAGGGTCTCTACCCGATTCAGCACGGCTACTGGGAGTCCGTGATGGAGAAGGCCGTCGACCAGGAGGACGCGGACCTTGCGGCCCGCACCCACAAGCATGTCCGTGACGAGGCGCAGTCCACCGCCGTCACCCAGGAGCACGCCGTGGCGAAGGCCGAGGCCAAGGCAGCGACCGCGTCGGCGTCGGCAGGCGGAGAGGGCGAGTCGGGCGGCCGTCGTCGCCGTCGTCGCGCCAAGTAA
- a CDS encoding phosphotriesterase, which produces MSQEPPATAALRPGTVNTVLGPVPAEELGVIAAHDALLSIYPGAQYGYDVVINRADIFATLKHKLERFRDAGGSTVVDSTGMFHGRDVYLYESLQKATGVNIVASTGQGPEALLGGYFLTPQTNPPTPWPAEKFAELFSAEVTEGMVVDRIERRHGAGLITTAGTRSGLTPTDGSLFQGAARAARDTGAPVSFRFGADPVTELETMLAEGLDASRVLVAGLGRADTEAVNAVAAAGAYVGLDTIGADKGAHDDDTVATIRALVDAGHRDRVIIASSSTAYAIAHETTGVPLTYLLEVFVPKLRDAGLSDADVTALTATNPQAWLGAK; this is translated from the coding sequence ATGTCACAGGAACCCCCGGCAACTGCCGCATTGCGGCCCGGCACCGTCAACACGGTGCTCGGGCCGGTGCCCGCCGAGGAACTGGGCGTCATCGCCGCCCATGACGCGCTACTGTCCATCTACCCCGGCGCCCAGTACGGCTACGACGTCGTCATCAACCGCGCCGACATCTTCGCCACCCTCAAGCACAAGCTCGAGCGATTCCGGGACGCAGGCGGCTCCACCGTCGTCGATTCCACCGGCATGTTCCACGGCCGCGACGTCTACCTCTACGAATCCCTGCAGAAGGCCACCGGCGTCAACATCGTCGCCTCCACCGGCCAGGGACCGGAAGCCCTGCTCGGCGGCTACTTCCTCACCCCGCAGACCAACCCGCCGACCCCGTGGCCGGCGGAGAAGTTCGCTGAGCTCTTCAGCGCGGAAGTCACCGAAGGCATGGTGGTCGACCGCATCGAGCGACGCCACGGCGCCGGCCTCATCACCACCGCCGGCACCCGCTCCGGGCTCACCCCGACCGACGGGTCCCTCTTCCAGGGCGCGGCCCGGGCGGCGCGGGACACCGGAGCCCCGGTCTCCTTCCGCTTCGGCGCGGACCCGGTCACGGAGCTGGAAACCATGCTCGCCGAAGGCCTCGACGCCTCCCGCGTGCTGGTCGCGGGACTGGGCCGTGCGGACACCGAAGCCGTCAACGCCGTCGCCGCGGCGGGCGCCTACGTCGGCCTGGACACCATCGGCGCCGACAAGGGCGCCCACGACGATGACACCGTGGCCACGATCCGCGCGCTCGTCGACGCCGGCCACCGCGACCGCGTCATCATCGCCTCCTCCTCGACCGCCTACGCGATCGCGCATGAGACCACCGGGGTCCCGCTGACCTACCTTCTCGAGGTCTTCGTGCCGAAGCTTCGCGACGCCGGCCTCTCCGACGCCGACGTCACCGCACTGACCGCCACCAACCCGCAAGCCTGGCTAGGAGCGAAATAA